A stretch of Arachis hypogaea cultivar Tifrunner chromosome 15, arahy.Tifrunner.gnm2.J5K5, whole genome shotgun sequence DNA encodes these proteins:
- the LOC112747586 gene encoding arabinosyltransferase XEG113-like isoform X1, whose product MGLVKTCEEVTHSRPLFLTIYTVVIVGLVVSTCYVFSAIYAANPSSPDSSSSTWFSLSSQPSSPVSDEGRGPTDQTLNFSKSETVHDVHPSTPETQKVLWKRPVLDVPPPPHPKKMPPLEDFRLTKELVQQRVKDNIVIVTFGNYAFMDFIMTWVRHLDDLGVSNYLVGAMDTKVLEALFWKGVPVFDMDSHMSTVDVGWGSPTFHKMGREKVILINSILPFGYELLMCDTDMVWLKNPLPYLARYPEADVLTSSDQVIPTVVDDSLEVWQEVGAAYNIGIFHWRPTKSAKTLALEWKELVLADEKIWDQTGFNDIVHRQLGPSVDEDSGLVYAYDGNLKLGILPASIFCSGHTYFIQAMYQQLRLEPYAVHTTFQFAGTEGKRHRLREAMFFRDPPEYYNPPGGFLSFKPSIPKSLLLSGNHTVGSHFTLVNYQIKQIRTALAIASILNRTLVMPPIWCRLDRLWFPHPGVLEGSMTRQPFLCPLDHVFEVNVMLKELPEEEFGPRIDIREYSLFDNPSLPPEVKRSWLDVQLCKEGSQDCNASDNTIGGVLKFPKHSNEEMYQKVFLSFKDVKVIQFSSMQDAFAGFTDKEREEKFRKRVKRYLGIWCCVLDHTPGHIYYDMYWDEKPGWTPLPPQTSADDHPPW is encoded by the exons ATGGGGTTGGTTAAAACCTGCGAAGAAGTCACACATTCTCGGCCTCTGTTCTTGACGATCTACACAGTTGTCATCGTTGGCCTCGTCGTTTCCACATGCTACGTCTTCTCCGCTATTTACGCTGCCAACCCTTCTTCACCTGATTCCTCTTCCTCCACATGGTTCTCTTTGTCTTCTCAACCTTCCTCTCCCGTTTCAG ATGAGGGTCGTGGTCCTACAGATCAGACACTCAACTTTTCTAAGTCAGAAACTGTGCATGATGTGCACCCTTCAACCCCAGAAACACAAAAAGTATTATGGAAAAGACCTGTTTTGGATGTTCCACCACCGCCTCACCCTAAAAAGATGCCACCTTTGGAGGATTTCCGACTGACCAAAGAACTGGTTCAGCAAAGAGTGAAAGATAACATCGTAATAGTGACTTTTGGGAATTATGCATTCATGGACTTTATTATGACTTGGGTTAGACACCTGGATGATCTTGGAGTCTCTAATTATCTTGTCG GTGCAATGGACACCAAAGTGTTGGAGGCACTGTTTTGGAAAGGGGTTCCAGTATTTGACATGGATAGCCATATGAGCACAGTGGATGTTGGCTGGGGTTCTCCAACATTTCATAAGATGGGGAGAGAGAAAGTTATTCTGATAAACTCAATACTTCCTTTTGGTTATGAACTATTGATGTGTGACACTGACATGGTTTGGTTGAAG AACCCCCTTCCATATCTTGCTCGTTATCCTGAAGCAGATGTATTGACGTCTAGCGATCAAGTTATACCAACAGTTGTTGATGATAGTCTGGAAGTTTGGCAAGAAG TCGGTGCTGCCTACAACATTGGAATCTTTCATTGGAGACCAACAAAGTCTGCGAAAACATTGGCTTTGGAATGGAAAGAATTGGTTCTAGCTGATGAAAAGATATGGGATCAGACTGGCTTTAATGATATTGTTCACAGGCAGTTAGGACCTTCTGTAGATGAAGACAGTGGGCTTGTTTATGCTTATGATGGAAATCTAAAGCTGGGAATTTTACCGGCTAGTATCTTCTGTAGTGGCCACACATATTTTATCCAG GCTATGTATCAGCAACTCAGGCTGGAACCATATGCAGTGCACACAACATTTCAATTTGCAGGGACTGAAGGAAAGCGCCACCGACTGAGAGAAGCCATGTTCTTCCGTGATCCACCAGAATACTATAATCCTCCTG GAGGATTCTTGTCATTTAAGCCATCTATTCCAAAAAGCTTGTTGTTAAGTGGGAATCATACTGTTGGATCACATTTTACTCTTGTTAATTACCAA ATAAAACAGATTAGGACAGCTCTTGCTATTGCTTCCATTCTGAACAGAACACTG GTCATGCCTCCAATATGGTGCAGGCTTGATAGGCTATGGTTCCCCCATCCTGGCGTTTTAGAGGGGTCTATGACCAGACAACCTTTTCTCTGTCCTTTGGATCATGTATTTGAG GTGAATGTCATGTTGAAAGAACTCCCCGAGGAAGAGTTTGGCCCTCGAATAGATATTAGAGAGTACTCATTATTTGATAATCCCTCTCTGCCGCCTGAG GTTAAAAGATCATGGCTTGATGTTCAGCTCTGTAAAGAAGGCAGTCAAGACTGCAATGCATCAGATAATACCATTGGGGGAGTACTTAAATTTCCAAAGCATAGCAATGAAGAGATG TACCAGAAAGTGTTCCTGTcattcaaggatgtaaaagtcattCAGTTCAGTTCGATGCAAGATGCTTTTGCAGGATTCACCGACAAG GAAAGGGAAGAAAAATTCCGAAAACGCGTCAAACGGTATTTAGGCATATGGTGCTGTGTGTTGGATCACACCCCGGGTCACATTTATTATGACATGTACTGGGACGAGAAACCTGGATGGACGCCGCTCCCTCCTCAAACTTCTGCAGATGATCATCCACCTTGGTGA
- the LOC112747586 gene encoding arabinosyltransferase XEG113-like isoform X2 produces the protein MGLVKTCEEVTHSRPLFLTIYTVVIVGLVVSTCYVFSAIYAANPSSPDSSSSTWFSLSSQPSSPVSDEGRGPTDQTLNFSKSETVHDVHPSTPETQKVLWKRPVLDVPPPPHPKKMPPLEDFRLTKELVQQRVKDNIVIVTFGNYAFMDFIMTWVRHLDDLGVSNYLVGAMDTKVLEALFWKGVPVFDMDSHMSTVDVGWGSPTFHKMGREKVILINSILPFGYELLMCDTDMVWLKNPLPYLARYPEADVLTSSDQVIPTVVDDSLEVWQEVGAAYNIGIFHWRPTKSAKTLALEWKELVLADEKIWDQTGFNDIVHRQLGPSVDEDSGLVYAYDGNLKLGILPASIFCSGHTYFIQAMYQQLRLEPYAVHTTFQFAGTEGKRHRLREAMFFRDPPEYYNPPGGFLSFKPSIPKSLLLSGNHTVGSHFTLVNYQIKQIRTALAIASILNRTLVMPPIWCRLDRLWFPHPGVLEGSMTRQPFLCPLDHVFEVNVMLKELPEEEFGPRIDIREYSLFDNPSLPPEVKRSWLDVQLCKEGSQDCNASDNTIGGVLKFPKHSNEEMYQKVFLSFKDVKVIQFSSMQDAFAGFTDKSWLPSFLVLIRKGKKNSENASNGI, from the exons ATGGGGTTGGTTAAAACCTGCGAAGAAGTCACACATTCTCGGCCTCTGTTCTTGACGATCTACACAGTTGTCATCGTTGGCCTCGTCGTTTCCACATGCTACGTCTTCTCCGCTATTTACGCTGCCAACCCTTCTTCACCTGATTCCTCTTCCTCCACATGGTTCTCTTTGTCTTCTCAACCTTCCTCTCCCGTTTCAG ATGAGGGTCGTGGTCCTACAGATCAGACACTCAACTTTTCTAAGTCAGAAACTGTGCATGATGTGCACCCTTCAACCCCAGAAACACAAAAAGTATTATGGAAAAGACCTGTTTTGGATGTTCCACCACCGCCTCACCCTAAAAAGATGCCACCTTTGGAGGATTTCCGACTGACCAAAGAACTGGTTCAGCAAAGAGTGAAAGATAACATCGTAATAGTGACTTTTGGGAATTATGCATTCATGGACTTTATTATGACTTGGGTTAGACACCTGGATGATCTTGGAGTCTCTAATTATCTTGTCG GTGCAATGGACACCAAAGTGTTGGAGGCACTGTTTTGGAAAGGGGTTCCAGTATTTGACATGGATAGCCATATGAGCACAGTGGATGTTGGCTGGGGTTCTCCAACATTTCATAAGATGGGGAGAGAGAAAGTTATTCTGATAAACTCAATACTTCCTTTTGGTTATGAACTATTGATGTGTGACACTGACATGGTTTGGTTGAAG AACCCCCTTCCATATCTTGCTCGTTATCCTGAAGCAGATGTATTGACGTCTAGCGATCAAGTTATACCAACAGTTGTTGATGATAGTCTGGAAGTTTGGCAAGAAG TCGGTGCTGCCTACAACATTGGAATCTTTCATTGGAGACCAACAAAGTCTGCGAAAACATTGGCTTTGGAATGGAAAGAATTGGTTCTAGCTGATGAAAAGATATGGGATCAGACTGGCTTTAATGATATTGTTCACAGGCAGTTAGGACCTTCTGTAGATGAAGACAGTGGGCTTGTTTATGCTTATGATGGAAATCTAAAGCTGGGAATTTTACCGGCTAGTATCTTCTGTAGTGGCCACACATATTTTATCCAG GCTATGTATCAGCAACTCAGGCTGGAACCATATGCAGTGCACACAACATTTCAATTTGCAGGGACTGAAGGAAAGCGCCACCGACTGAGAGAAGCCATGTTCTTCCGTGATCCACCAGAATACTATAATCCTCCTG GAGGATTCTTGTCATTTAAGCCATCTATTCCAAAAAGCTTGTTGTTAAGTGGGAATCATACTGTTGGATCACATTTTACTCTTGTTAATTACCAA ATAAAACAGATTAGGACAGCTCTTGCTATTGCTTCCATTCTGAACAGAACACTG GTCATGCCTCCAATATGGTGCAGGCTTGATAGGCTATGGTTCCCCCATCCTGGCGTTTTAGAGGGGTCTATGACCAGACAACCTTTTCTCTGTCCTTTGGATCATGTATTTGAG GTGAATGTCATGTTGAAAGAACTCCCCGAGGAAGAGTTTGGCCCTCGAATAGATATTAGAGAGTACTCATTATTTGATAATCCCTCTCTGCCGCCTGAG GTTAAAAGATCATGGCTTGATGTTCAGCTCTGTAAAGAAGGCAGTCAAGACTGCAATGCATCAGATAATACCATTGGGGGAGTACTTAAATTTCCAAAGCATAGCAATGAAGAGATG TACCAGAAAGTGTTCCTGTcattcaaggatgtaaaagtcattCAGTTCAGTTCGATGCAAGATGCTTTTGCAGGATTCACCGACAAG TCCTGGTTACCATCCTTTCTGGTTTTAATCAGGAAAGGGAAGAAAAATTCCGAAAACGCGTCAAACGGTATTTAG
- the LOC112747585 gene encoding pentatricopeptide repeat-containing protein At4g19220, mitochondrial-like, which produces MRTWVAFPFQLLIKHITRWASQNLAFLPPRRSPSSNSFSSQNYHKGRFRNFKGQRDLILSNSRPLLSFFGHCFSTAIQLFEEMPQRIFHVNNVDFGLVLDYIRLSLKRPRTVTAYVAHCASLKIGALGHLPISTSLLTVYSKAGDFKSSRDLFGEINNRDIIAWNAIVAACLENNCYSRALGFLDEMSKAQIGFDSTTLLLMVSVSLHMKNFEHGQAIHCLSVKSGMLVDISLGNALTDMHAKCGDLSSAESLFEEMEYKDVVSWNSIMRGSLYNSDPEKSLYYFKRMTCAGETADCIGLSCAISASSRLGKLAFGQSIHGQGIKLGYRDRSHVSFSNSLISLYSQSGDISDAETVFREIAQKDVVSWNAMMEGFASNEKVNEVFDLLLEMQRTGSFQPDVVTFTTILPLCAELLLSKEGRTIHAFAIRRQMVPDHLPMLNSLIDMYSKFNLVEKARILFNSASQRDLVSWNVMISGYSQNSYSEEARDLFRELLNRVPNCSPSTVFAILSSCDSLDSLHFGRSIHCWKLKSGFLNNILLVNSLMHMYINCGDLKAGFSILQENSAVADIGSWNTLIVGCVRGDHFQEALETFSLMRQLAAFNHDSITIVGVLSACANLGLLSQGKTLHGLTHKSPLQSDTRVQNSLITMYGRCEDIDSARVVFKFCSVPNLCSWNCMISALSHNKESREALEFFRDLRFKPNEFTIVSILSVCSQLGILRHGKQVHGHVFRSRIQCNSFIATALVDLYSNCGRLDIALKVFRHSEKSESAWNSTIAAYGYHGKGEQAIELFHEMCKSGTRVTKSTFVSLLSACSHSGLVNQGLWFYNRMLEEYSVEPEIEHQVYVVDMLGKSGRLDEAYEYTKGLESKATSGVWGTLLSACNYHGAIKLGKQVAQHLFEVDPQNVGYYISLSNMYVAAGSWKDATELREYVQDQGLKKAAGYSLIDVGLGQESA; this is translated from the coding sequence ATGAGAACATGGGTAGCTTTTCCTTTTCAATTGCTCATAAAGCATATAACAAGATGGGCTTCTCAAAATTTAGCCTTTCTTCCACCAAGAAGATCACCATCATCCAATTCATTTTCTTCACAGAACTACCATAAGGGAAGGTTCAGAAATTTTAAGGGGCAAAGAGATCTTATTCTATCAAATTCTCGTCCTCTGTTGTCATTTTTTGGTCATTGTTTTTCTACTGCCATTCAACTGTTCGAGGAAATGCCACAAAGGATCTTTCATGTCAATAATGTTGATTTTGGATTAGTTCTTGATTACATTAGATTGTCCCTCAAAAGACCAAGAACTGTGACTGCCTATGTTGCTCACTGTGCTTCCTTAAAAATAGGTGCTCTAGGTCACCTACCTATTTCAACATCTCTACTCACTGTTTATTCCAAGGCTGGAGATTTCAAATCTTCAAGAGATTTGTTTGGTGAGATTAACAACAGAGATATCATAGCTTGGAATGCCATTGTTGCAGCATGTCTTGAAAATAACTGCTATAGTAGAGCATTGGGATTCTTAGATGAAATGAGTAAGGCTCAAATTGGGTTTGATTCCACCACTCTATTGCTTATGGTATCAGTTTCACTCCACATGAAAAATTTTGAACATGGACAGGCAATTCATTGTTTGAGTGTAAAATCTGGGATGCTTGTGGATATCAGTCTAGGTAATGCTTTAACTGATATGCATGCAAAGTGCGGCGATCTAAGCTCCGCTGAGAGTCTATTTGAAGAGATGGAATATAAAGATGTTGTTTCATGGAATTCAATAATGAGAGGGAGCCTTTACAATAGTGATCCAGAGAAATCACTATATTACTTCAAAAGGATGACTTGTGCTGGAGAAACAGCCGATTGCATTGGTCTATCTTGTGCTATTTCGGCTTCTTCAAGGTTGGGAAAGTTGGCTTTTGGCCAGTCCATTCATGGGCAGGGAATCAAACTAGGTTACAGGGACAGATCACATGTTTCATTTTCCAACTCTCTCATTTCGTTGTATTCACAAAGTGGCGACATCAGCGACGCTGAGACAGTATTCAGGGAAATAGCACAGAAAGATGTCGTTTCCTGGAATGCAATGATGGAAGGATTTGCTTCAAATGAAAAAGTTAATGAAGTATTTGATCTTCTGCTTGAAATGCAAAGAACAGGATCTTTCCAACCTGATGTTGTAACATTTACCACCATACTTCCACTATGTGCAGAGCTTCTGCTCTCCAAAGAAGGAAGAACTATCCATGCATTCGCAATTCGACGACAGATGGTACCTGATCATCTTCCTATGCTGAACAGCCTGATAGACATGTACTCAAAGTTCAACCTTGTGGAGAAAGCCAGGATCTTGTTCAATTCTGCCTCACAGAGAGATTTGGTATCATGGAATGTAATGATATCTGGCTATTCCCAAAACAGTTATTCTGAGGAAGCTCGAGACTTGTTCAGGGAGTTGCTAAACCGGGTTCCAAATTGCAGTCCTTCAACTGTTTTTGCTATTCTTTCTTCCTGTGATTCCCTTGATAGTCTCCACTTTGGAAGATCAATTCACTGCTGGAAGTTAAAATCTGGATTTTTGAACAACATTCTTCTTGTAAATTCTCTCATGCACATGTATATCAATTGTGGTGACCTGAAAGCTGGTTTCTCAATTTTGCAAGAGAACTCTGCAGTTGCAGATATCGGTTCATGGAACACTCTTATTGTAGGTTGTGTAAGAGGTGACCATTTTCAAGAGGCTTTAGAAACTTTCAGTTTGATGAGGCAATTAGCTGCTTTCAACCATGACTCCATAACCATTGTGGGCGTCTTGTCAGCTTGTGCAAACCTAGGACTACTCAGCCAAGGAAAAACTCTCCATGGTCTTACCCACAAATCTCCTTTGCAGTCAGATACACGTGTTCAAAACTCGCTAATTACCATGTATGGCAGATGCGAGGACATCGACAGTGCCAGAGTAGTCTTCAAATTCTGCTCTGTTCCCAACCTATGCTCATGGAACTGCATGATCTCAGCTCTATCTCATAATAAAGAAAGTAGAGAAGCATTGGAATTCTTTCGTGATCTTCGGTTCAAACCAAATGAATTCACCATTGTGAGTATTCTGTCAGTTTGTTCTCAACTTGGCATCCTAAGACATGGAAAACAAGTTCATGGTCATGTGTTCAGGTCCAGAATTCAATGTAATTCTTTCATAGCAACAGCTCTTGTAGACTTGTACAGCAACTGTGGAAGACTGGACATTGCTCTCAAAGTGTTTAGACACTCAGAGAAGTCAGAATCAGCTTGGAACTCCACCATTGCTGCATATGGATATCATggaaaaggagagcaagcaattGAACTCTTCCATGAAATGTGCAAATCAGGAACAAGGGTGACAAAGAGCACTTTTGTTAGCCTATTATCTGCTTGCAGCCATTCAGGACTAGTTAACCAAGGTCTTTGGTTCTACAACCGAATGTTAGAGGAATACAGCGTGGAACCAGAGATTGAGCATCAAGTTTATGTGGTCGACATGCTAGGTAAATCAGGTAGGCTTGATGAGGCTTATGAGTATACAAAAGGCTTGGAATCAAAGGCCACTTCAGGTGTATGGGGAACACTTCTAAGTGCATGCAACTATCATGGAGCAATCAAGTTGGGGAAACAAGTAGCTCAACATCTCTTTGAAGTGGATCCTCAGAATGTTGGATATTACATATCATTGTCAAATATGTATGTTGCTGCAGGAAGCTGGAAAGATGCCACTGAATTGAGAGAGTATGTACAGGACCAAGGATTAAAAAAGGCTGCAGGCTATAGCCTTATTGATGTTGGCTTGGGACAGGAGAGTgcttaa
- the LOC112747587 gene encoding F-box/kelch-repeat protein At3g23880-like: protein MLNALGFGYDESSGSYKVLAIIWDSSGTLITQVYSFGGSSWKRIKSFPAFPFSCQDNGYFIGGTLNWIALRNPHGADYDWYAVTLDMLMLVSFDLKSDTSKQIPLPKGIDEIPGQEPTLGVWGNSLYLLHDYNSTHFIAWQMKEFGDENSWTQLLKISFHHLGVECLFPGFVLVNGNVFMLRGRHDSEAVFYDRRDNSVKRVNISSNTHYIDAFDYVESLVQLC, encoded by the coding sequence ATGCTCAATGCTCTTGGATTTGGGTACGATGAGTCAAGTGGCAGTTACAAGGTACTGGCTATCATTTGGGATTCTTCTGGAACACTGATTACGCAAGTTTATAGCTTTGGTGGCAGTTCATGGAAGAGGATCAAGAGTTTTCCTGCTTTTCCGTTTTCTTGTCAAGATAATGGCTACTTCATCGGTGGCACTCTTAATTGGATAGCTCTCCGTAACCCGCATGGAGCTGATTATGATTGGTATGCTGTTACACTTGATATGTTAATGCTTGTTTCTTTTGACCTGAAATCCGATACAAGTAAACAGATTCCGCTTCCAAAGGGTATCGATGAGATCCCCGGTCAAGAGCCAACTCTGGGAGTTTGGGGAAATAGCCTGTATCTTCTTCATGATTACAACAGCACTCATTTTATTGCATGGCAAATGAAGGAGTTTGGAGATGAAAATTCTTGGACTCAATTGCTAAAGATTAGTTTTCACCATCTCGGTGTTGAATGCCTATTTCCAGGATTTGTACTTGTGAATGGAAATGTCTTCATGTTGAGAGGCAGGCATGATTCTGAGGCAGTTTTTTATGACCGAAGAGATAATAGTGTTAAACGCGTTAATATCTCCTCCAACACTCATTACATCGATGCATTTGATTATGTTGAGAGCTTGGTTCAGCTTTGTTAA